A genomic window from Massilia sp. METH4 includes:
- a CDS encoding DUF1493 family protein — translation MTRVRQSNPELEQLMIRFVADELRCPLKCVNLSTSLFHDIGVNGDDAADFVDCFSDRFNVSLDGFEFDRYFGPERPGTLVEIFQVMFAKIFTSRRRSKFQRLEVIDLIRAAEDGRFMISAN, via the coding sequence ATGACGCGTGTCCGGCAAAGTAATCCTGAGCTCGAACAGCTCATGATACGTTTCGTAGCAGATGAATTACGCTGCCCGCTCAAGTGCGTCAACTTATCAACGAGCCTTTTTCATGACATAGGCGTCAATGGAGACGACGCGGCGGATTTTGTAGACTGTTTTTCCGACCGCTTTAACGTTAGCTTGGACGGTTTTGAGTTTGATAGATATTTTGGTCCCGAAAGACCTGGAACGCTTGTTGAAATTTTCCAGGTGATGTTCGCAAAAATTTTTACCTCGCGTCGGCGATCAAAGTTTCAAAGATTGGAAGTGATTGATCTAATCAGGGCTGCAGAAGATGGAAGGTTTATGATTTCCGCCAATTAG
- the modA gene encoding molybdate ABC transporter substrate-binding protein → MNLLTSLRAGLVAAALVAAASGTAPAHGAELVVGAPSELVECTGALSSAFLAREKGSRLRFVTAPSDDLYAKIESGEPIDVYMSSQMALQGQMLADGKMVYDSWTMYATGRLVLWAADPRFDVTKGLRLLADPAVKRVATVDAGSAYLLPTLTVLHSAGVLEKFDSARTDSPSMQAAVKAVQAGKAQVAILSYETVLAAPMKGVGKYALIPESAYKDEFPGHAAVVTMHGAKNALAYRFIQFLKSAEAQAILVPKGFMKPPLGSVDVR, encoded by the coding sequence ATGAATTTGCTGACTTCACTGCGAGCAGGATTGGTCGCTGCGGCATTGGTTGCTGCGGCATCGGGCACTGCCCCGGCACATGGCGCTGAACTGGTCGTCGGCGCTCCGTCCGAGCTCGTGGAATGCACCGGCGCGCTGTCGTCCGCATTCCTCGCCCGCGAAAAAGGCAGCCGCCTGCGCTTCGTGACCGCACCGAGCGACGACCTGTACGCGAAGATCGAGTCGGGCGAGCCGATCGACGTCTACATGTCGTCCCAGATGGCCCTTCAGGGCCAGATGCTGGCAGACGGGAAGATGGTGTACGACAGCTGGACGATGTATGCCACCGGCCGGCTCGTGTTGTGGGCGGCCGACCCGCGTTTCGACGTGACGAAAGGCCTGCGCCTGCTGGCCGATCCTGCCGTGAAGAGGGTGGCCACGGTCGACGCGGGCAGCGCTTACCTGCTGCCGACGCTGACAGTCCTGCACAGCGCCGGCGTGCTGGAAAAATTCGATTCGGCGCGCACCGACAGCCCAAGCATGCAGGCTGCGGTCAAGGCGGTCCAGGCGGGCAAGGCGCAGGTGGCGATCCTGTCGTACGAGACCGTGCTCGCCGCGCCCATGAAGGGCGTCGGCAAGTATGCCCTCATTCCGGAAAGCGCATACAAGGACGAGTTTCCCGGTCACGCGGCAGTCGTGACGATGCATGGAGCGAAGAACGCCTTGGCCTATCGGTTCATACAATTCCTCAAGTCCGCCGAGGCGCAGGCGATCCTGGTACCGAAGGGTTTCATGAAGCCTCCGCTAGGCAGCGTGGATGTGCGGTGA
- a CDS encoding S-adenosyl-l-methionine hydroxide adenosyltransferase family protein — MKLTKLFSVFCAGVLLASSACAFDRNALVLMTDFGTSDGAVSAMRGVAYGVDRGLYVSDLTHDIPDYDIWLGAYRLYQTANYWPVGTVFVNVVDPGVGTSRKSVVLKTAAGRYFVGPDNGLFTLIAERDGVAELREIDEKVNRLAGSAESYTFHGRDVYAYVGARLASGAITFEQVGPVLPSASVVRIPYQKAVREGGVIKGIVPVLDVKYGNVWTNIPKALFEELQIGVHDKVRVRFLHKGRKVAEVVAPFEHTFGGVAKGKPLVYLNSLLEVAVAISQGNFAGQYKIGSGVDWEVEVTKAAGK, encoded by the coding sequence ATGAAATTAACCAAACTGTTTTCTGTGTTTTGCGCCGGCGTGCTGCTGGCCTCTTCCGCCTGCGCGTTCGACAGGAACGCGCTGGTGCTGATGACCGACTTCGGCACCTCCGACGGTGCCGTCTCCGCCATGCGCGGCGTGGCTTACGGCGTCGACCGCGGCCTGTACGTATCGGACCTCACGCACGATATCCCCGACTACGACATCTGGCTGGGCGCTTACCGGCTGTACCAGACGGCCAACTACTGGCCCGTGGGAACCGTGTTCGTGAACGTGGTCGATCCGGGAGTTGGTACCTCACGCAAGTCAGTAGTCTTGAAAACTGCCGCCGGCCGATATTTCGTCGGGCCGGATAACGGGCTGTTCACGCTGATCGCGGAGCGCGACGGCGTGGCGGAACTGCGCGAGATCGACGAGAAGGTGAACCGGCTTGCGGGCTCCGCGGAGTCCTATACCTTCCACGGGCGCGACGTGTATGCCTACGTGGGCGCGCGGCTCGCTTCCGGCGCCATCACGTTCGAACAGGTCGGGCCCGTGCTGCCGAGTGCTTCCGTGGTCAGGATCCCCTACCAGAAGGCGGTTCGGGAAGGTGGCGTCATCAAGGGCATCGTCCCCGTGCTGGACGTTAAATACGGGAACGTGTGGACCAATATCCCGAAGGCGCTGTTCGAGGAACTGCAGATTGGCGTGCACGACAAGGTGCGCGTGCGCTTCCTGCACAAGGGCCGTAAGGTGGCCGAAGTGGTCGCGCCGTTCGAGCATACGTTTGGCGGCGTGGCGAAGGGCAAGCCGCTGGTTTATCTGAACAGCCTGCTGGAGGTGGCCGTGGCGATCAGCCAGGGGAACTTCGCGGGCCAGTACAAGATCGGGTCGGGGGTGGATTGGGAAGTGGAGGTGACTAAAGCCGCGGGCAAGTGA
- a CDS encoding response regulator transcription factor has protein sequence MTIRILLVDDHPLVRDGLRARLEAVPGFDVVAEAGSAAEALEAARAHAPGLVLMDINMRGTNGIEATAAFRVQFPDIAVLILSMHDKQEYVAQAMGAGARGYVLKDAPGKDIVVAIETVMSGGIYYSAALARQLVQPSSQDELTAREQEVLRHIANGESNKQIARELDLSVRTVETHRLNIKRKLGIEGQAELIKFAVQHAREL, from the coding sequence ATGACGATCAGGATTCTGCTGGTGGACGACCACCCGCTCGTGCGCGATGGCTTGCGCGCACGGCTCGAGGCCGTGCCGGGTTTCGACGTGGTGGCGGAGGCGGGCAGCGCCGCCGAGGCGCTGGAGGCGGCTCGCGCGCACGCGCCCGGCCTGGTGCTCATGGACATCAATATGCGCGGCACGAACGGGATAGAAGCCACGGCCGCGTTCCGCGTGCAATTCCCGGACATCGCGGTGCTGATCCTCTCGATGCATGACAAGCAGGAATACGTGGCGCAGGCGATGGGCGCCGGCGCGCGCGGCTATGTGCTGAAGGATGCGCCGGGCAAGGATATCGTGGTGGCGATCGAAACCGTGATGTCCGGCGGGATCTACTACAGCGCGGCGCTGGCCCGGCAACTGGTGCAGCCTTCTTCCCAGGACGAGCTGACCGCCCGCGAGCAGGAGGTGCTGCGGCACATCGCCAACGGCGAGTCGAACAAGCAGATCGCCCGGGAACTCGACCTGTCGGTGCGCACCGTGGAAACGCACCGCCTGAACATCAAGCGCAAGCTGGGTATCGAAGGGCAGGCGGAGCTGATCAAGTTCGCGGTGCAGCACGCGCGCGAGCTCTGA
- a CDS encoding EAL domain-containing protein, translating to MPLSSPPAPAVTDILGSGAALCEAVLRLRGPALAAELGRIAAEVTGSPWGRYVPADASPASAAPPEALVQEVAYEGTSFGRFEVAGGIPGPADRRNLESLARLAAGVLHVHTLAQRSTHAYAQVEAMLQHQTQILDQVHESVVTMDQHGFITSWNKGAERLFGYTPVEAIGRNILFLYDDEDPSFHDPFLEQGGRLMEVRRKKKSGEVFWASLSLSPLFDANEKSAGLIAYLTDITERKQAEERIHHLAYYDALTGLPNRTLLTKLVDQALCAAQRNKSHGCVLFIDLNRFKLINDTLGRHAGDQLLREVAQRFRMALREQDVVARLNGDEFAVGLFDISQHYEAGMVAQKLMAALSQPFSIDGHDLRVGAAIGISVYPQDGLDAETLLRQADIAMYRAKQGAEVDGVAFYSKDMNQGMHERMRIESGLREALGTGQLLLHYQPKFSIHDGSIVGAEALVRWQHPERGMVPPGDFIPLAEATGLVVQVGEWVLEAVCAQAQAWKRAGMAPIRLAVNVSAREFTSALPLRVQDTLRRYELEPEWLELEITESTLMHNIDRVIAIMDRISALGVTLSLDDFGTGYSSLSYLKRFPIDTLKIDRSFTTGIPADDNDCAIASSIISIAKQLELGVIAEGVETFEQLAFLRRSGCNEVQGYLYSRPLPPAEFLHRLVEKRWGVSAARSGGGE from the coding sequence ATGCCGTTAAGTTCACCCCCGGCACCTGCGGTCACGGATATCCTGGGCAGCGGCGCGGCGCTGTGCGAAGCCGTGCTGCGCCTGCGCGGCCCGGCGCTGGCCGCCGAACTCGGCCGCATCGCCGCCGAGGTGACGGGCAGTCCGTGGGGCCGCTACGTGCCGGCCGACGCCAGCCCCGCGAGCGCCGCGCCACCCGAAGCGCTGGTGCAGGAAGTGGCGTATGAAGGCACTTCCTTCGGCCGCTTCGAAGTGGCCGGCGGCATCCCTGGTCCGGCCGACCGCCGCAACCTGGAAAGCCTGGCCCGCCTCGCGGCCGGCGTGCTGCACGTGCATACGCTGGCGCAGCGTTCCACCCATGCCTATGCGCAGGTGGAAGCGATGCTGCAGCACCAGACCCAGATCCTCGACCAGGTGCATGAATCGGTCGTCACGATGGACCAGCACGGCTTCATCACGAGCTGGAACAAGGGCGCCGAGCGCCTGTTCGGCTACACGCCGGTGGAAGCGATCGGCCGCAACATCCTGTTCCTGTACGACGACGAAGATCCCTCGTTCCACGACCCGTTCCTGGAGCAGGGCGGCCGCCTGATGGAGGTGCGGCGCAAGAAGAAGTCCGGCGAAGTGTTCTGGGCCAGCCTGTCGCTCTCGCCGCTGTTCGATGCCAATGAAAAATCGGCCGGCCTGATCGCCTACCTCACCGACATCACGGAGCGCAAGCAGGCCGAGGAACGCATCCACCACCTGGCCTACTACGACGCGCTGACCGGCCTGCCGAATCGCACGCTGCTGACCAAGCTGGTGGACCAGGCGCTGTGCGCGGCCCAGCGCAACAAGTCGCACGGGTGCGTGCTGTTCATCGACCTGAACCGCTTCAAGCTGATCAACGACACGCTGGGCCGGCACGCCGGCGACCAGCTGTTGCGCGAGGTGGCGCAACGCTTCCGCATGGCGCTGCGCGAACAGGACGTGGTGGCGCGGCTGAACGGCGACGAATTCGCGGTGGGCCTGTTCGACATCTCGCAGCATTACGAAGCAGGCATGGTGGCCCAGAAGCTGATGGCCGCGCTGTCGCAACCGTTCTCCATCGACGGGCATGACCTGCGCGTGGGCGCGGCGATCGGCATCAGCGTCTACCCGCAGGACGGGCTGGACGCCGAAACGCTGCTGCGCCAGGCCGATATCGCCATGTACCGCGCCAAGCAGGGCGCCGAGGTCGATGGCGTGGCCTTCTACAGCAAGGACATGAACCAGGGCATGCACGAGCGCATGCGCATCGAATCCGGCCTGCGCGAGGCGCTCGGCACCGGCCAGCTCCTGCTGCACTATCAGCCCAAGTTCTCGATCCACGACGGCAGCATCGTCGGCGCCGAAGCGCTGGTGCGCTGGCAACACCCCGAGCGCGGCATGGTGCCGCCGGGCGACTTCATCCCGCTGGCCGAAGCCACGGGCCTCGTGGTGCAGGTGGGCGAATGGGTGCTCGAAGCGGTGTGCGCGCAAGCGCAGGCCTGGAAGCGCGCCGGCATGGCGCCGATCCGGCTCGCGGTGAACGTCTCCGCCCGCGAATTCACCTCCGCGCTGCCGCTGCGCGTGCAGGACACGCTGCGGCGCTACGAGCTGGAACCCGAATGGCTGGAGCTGGAAATCACCGAGAGCACGCTGATGCACAACATCGACCGCGTGATCGCCATCATGGACCGCATCTCGGCCCTGGGCGTAACGCTCTCGCTGGACGACTTCGGCACGGGCTACTCGAGCCTCTCGTACCTGAAGCGCTTCCCGATCGACACCCTGAAGATCGACCGCTCGTTCACTACCGGCATCCCGGCGGACGACAACGATTGCGCGATCGCCAGCTCGATCATCAGCATCGCCAAGCAGCTGGAGCTGGGCGTGATCGCCGAAGGCGTGGAAACCTTCGAGCAACTGGCCTTCCTGCGGCGCTCGGGCTGCAACGAGGTGCAGGGCTACCTGTACTCCCGGCCACTGCCGCCCGCCGAGTTCCTGCACCGCCTGGTCGAGAAGCGCTGGGGCGTTTCGGCAGCGCGCTCTGGCGGTGGGGAATGA
- a CDS encoding carbon starvation CstA family protein, with protein sequence MNPVMKKLGWAALSLAGASALGVVALKRGEPISAIWIVIAAVCVYLIAYRFYSLYIARDVMQLDARRMTPAYKHNDGLDYVPTNKNVLFGHHFAAIAGAGPLVGPVLAAQMGYLPGMLWILAGVVFAGAVQDFMVLFLSMRRDGRSLGDLIKSELGPIPGNIALLGTFMIMVIILAVLALIVVKALTGSPWGTFTVMATIPIAIFMGLYSRFIRVGRVGEVSIIGFVLLMLAIIGGQYVQEHESLGAMFMFTGTELTWMLIGYGFVASVLPVWLLLAPRDYLSTFLKIGTIVALALGIIIVAPTLQMPALTKFIDGTGPVWSGNLFPFLFITIACGAVSGFHALISSGTTPKMIENETHARFIGYGAMLMESFVAIMALIAASTIEPGIYFAMNSPAALIGTTPESAAAAISQWGFYVTPDMLTQMAKDVGEHTIISRAGGAPTLAVGMAHILSNVIGGQAMMAFWYHFAILFEALFILTAVDAGTRAGRFMLQDLLGAFAPAMKQTDNLFASLLATGLCVAAWGYFLYQGVVDPLGGINTLWPLFGIANQMLAGIALILATVVLFKMKRARYAWVTIVPTIWLLICTLYAGWQKVFDPNPKIGFLAHADKYSDALARGEVLAPAKSIEQMRQVIFNDYLDAGLAAFFMVVVLSVLVFGVRMALRANAAAHPSHRETPAQMMPAQ encoded by the coding sequence ATGAACCCCGTAATGAAAAAACTCGGCTGGGCAGCGCTATCGCTGGCCGGCGCGAGCGCATTGGGCGTGGTCGCGCTGAAGCGCGGCGAGCCGATCAGCGCGATCTGGATCGTCATCGCCGCCGTCTGCGTCTACCTGATCGCCTACCGCTTCTACAGCCTGTACATCGCCCGCGACGTGATGCAGCTCGACGCGCGCCGCATGACGCCGGCCTACAAGCACAACGACGGCCTCGATTACGTGCCCACCAACAAGAACGTGTTGTTCGGGCACCACTTCGCCGCCATCGCCGGCGCCGGCCCGCTGGTCGGCCCCGTGCTGGCCGCGCAAATGGGCTACCTGCCGGGCATGCTGTGGATCCTGGCCGGCGTAGTGTTCGCCGGCGCGGTGCAGGACTTCATGGTGCTGTTCCTGTCCATGCGCCGCGACGGCCGTTCGCTGGGTGACCTGATCAAGTCCGAGCTGGGCCCGATCCCCGGCAATATCGCCCTCCTGGGCACCTTCATGATCATGGTGATCATCCTGGCCGTGCTGGCGCTGATCGTCGTGAAGGCGCTCACCGGCTCGCCGTGGGGCACGTTCACCGTGATGGCCACGATCCCGATCGCCATCTTCATGGGCCTGTACTCGCGCTTCATCCGCGTCGGCCGCGTGGGCGAGGTGTCGATCATCGGCTTCGTGCTGCTGATGCTGGCCATCATCGGCGGCCAGTACGTGCAGGAGCACGAGTCGCTGGGCGCGATGTTCATGTTCACCGGCACCGAGCTGACCTGGATGCTGATCGGCTATGGCTTCGTCGCTTCCGTGCTGCCGGTGTGGCTGCTGCTGGCACCGCGCGACTACCTGTCCACCTTCCTGAAGATCGGCACCATCGTGGCGCTGGCGCTGGGCATCATCATCGTGGCGCCCACGCTGCAGATGCCGGCGCTGACGAAGTTCATCGACGGCACCGGCCCGGTCTGGTCCGGCAACCTGTTCCCGTTCCTGTTCATCACCATCGCGTGCGGCGCGGTCTCCGGCTTCCACGCGCTGATCTCTTCCGGCACCACGCCGAAGATGATCGAAAATGAAACGCATGCCCGCTTCATCGGCTACGGCGCCATGCTGATGGAATCGTTCGTCGCCATCATGGCGCTGATCGCCGCCTCCACCATCGAGCCGGGCATCTACTTCGCCATGAACAGCCCGGCCGCGCTGATCGGCACCACGCCCGAATCGGCCGCCGCCGCGATCTCGCAATGGGGCTTCTACGTGACGCCGGACATGCTCACGCAGATGGCCAAGGACGTGGGCGAGCACACCATCATCTCGCGCGCCGGCGGCGCGCCGACGCTGGCGGTGGGCATGGCCCACATCCTGTCCAACGTGATCGGCGGCCAGGCCATGATGGCGTTCTGGTACCACTTCGCGATCCTGTTCGAGGCCCTGTTCATCCTGACCGCGGTGGACGCAGGCACGCGCGCCGGCCGCTTCATGCTGCAGGACCTGCTGGGCGCCTTCGCCCCGGCCATGAAGCAGACCGACAACCTGTTCGCCAGCCTGCTGGCCACCGGCCTGTGCGTGGCCGCCTGGGGCTACTTCCTGTACCAGGGCGTGGTCGACCCGCTGGGCGGCATCAACACGCTGTGGCCACTGTTCGGCATCGCCAACCAGATGCTGGCCGGTATCGCGCTGATCCTCGCCACCGTGGTGCTGTTCAAGATGAAGCGCGCCCGCTATGCGTGGGTGACGATCGTGCCGACCATCTGGCTGCTGATCTGCACGCTGTACGCGGGCTGGCAGAAAGTGTTCGATCCGAATCCGAAGATCGGCTTCCTGGCGCACGCCGACAAGTATTCCGACGCGCTGGCGCGCGGCGAGGTGCTGGCCCCGGCCAAGTCGATCGAGCAGATGCGCCAGGTGATCTTCAACGATTACCTGGATGCGGGCCTGGCTGCCTTCTTCATGGTGGTGGTACTGTCGGTGCTGGTGTTCGGCGTGCGCATGGCGCTGCGCGCCAACGCTGCCGCACACCCGAGCCACCGCGAAACGCCGGCGCAGATGATGCCGGCCCAGTAA
- a CDS encoding cache domain-containing protein, whose product MKLRLKVIFLAITPLILALCAIALAVWHQSALLATQQKAAIEEAYLASKEAELKHYVTLASHSIAHLYDSGRRDVATLAEAKRILASLSFGDDGYFFVYDMRGNSLMHPRQPELVGRNLYEMRDSAGNPTLQRLLARARAGGGLERYQWVKPSTRQEVAKLGYVVPMERWGWMMGTGIYLDDVERALAKIDAQQRGNIQKTMLWIAAIAILSALAVGFSGLALNISESRVADAKLKALAQRVVESQEEERARLSRDLHDGISQWLVSIKLQIEAGIERLSGQPSQQEEQKMRALAVFEHTAGQLNKVLGEVRRISHNLRPAVLDDIGLAPALAHLAEEFQHNSGMPVQFAAEGSTERLPEVANTVLFRIAQEALTNIERHAHAGRIAITLAGGADGVTLAIADDGVGFDAAGIAQHPKRGIGLRNMMERMEAIGGRLELDSSPGGTTVRAHVNKDVT is encoded by the coding sequence ATGAAACTCCGGCTGAAAGTCATCTTCCTCGCGATCACGCCGCTGATCCTCGCCCTGTGCGCGATCGCGCTGGCGGTATGGCACCAGTCCGCGCTGCTGGCCACGCAGCAGAAGGCGGCGATCGAAGAAGCCTACCTGGCCAGCAAGGAGGCGGAGTTGAAGCACTACGTGACGCTGGCCTCGCATTCGATCGCGCACCTGTACGACTCCGGCCGCCGCGATGTCGCCACGCTGGCGGAGGCCAAGCGCATCCTCGCCTCGCTCTCGTTCGGCGACGATGGCTACTTCTTCGTCTACGACATGCGCGGCAACAGCCTGATGCACCCGCGCCAGCCGGAACTCGTGGGCCGCAATCTCTACGAGATGCGCGACAGCGCCGGCAACCCCACGCTGCAGCGCCTTCTGGCACGGGCCCGTGCGGGCGGCGGGCTGGAACGCTACCAGTGGGTCAAGCCCTCCACCCGGCAGGAAGTGGCGAAGCTGGGCTACGTGGTGCCGATGGAGCGGTGGGGCTGGATGATGGGCACCGGTATCTACCTGGACGACGTGGAACGCGCGCTGGCGAAGATCGACGCGCAGCAGCGCGGCAATATACAGAAGACGATGCTGTGGATCGCGGCGATCGCGATCCTGTCCGCCCTGGCCGTGGGCTTCTCCGGCCTGGCGCTCAATATCAGCGAGTCGCGCGTGGCCGACGCCAAGCTGAAGGCGCTGGCCCAGCGCGTGGTGGAGTCGCAGGAAGAGGAGCGGGCGCGCCTGTCGCGCGACCTGCACGACGGCATCAGCCAGTGGCTCGTGTCGATCAAGCTGCAGATCGAAGCCGGCATCGAGCGGCTGTCCGGCCAGCCTTCGCAACAGGAGGAACAGAAAATGCGGGCGCTGGCCGTGTTCGAACACACGGCCGGTCAGCTGAACAAGGTACTGGGCGAGGTGCGCCGCATCTCGCACAATCTGCGCCCGGCGGTGCTGGACGATATCGGCCTGGCCCCGGCACTGGCCCACCTGGCCGAGGAATTCCAGCACAACAGCGGCATGCCGGTGCAGTTCGCGGCCGAAGGCAGCACGGAGCGCCTGCCCGAGGTGGCGAACACGGTGCTGTTCCGCATTGCCCAGGAGGCGCTGACGAATATCGAGCGCCATGCGCACGCCGGGCGCATCGCGATCACGCTCGCGGGCGGCGCCGACGGCGTCACGCTCGCCATCGCCGACGACGGCGTGGGTTTCGATGCTGCCGGCATCGCCCAGCACCCCAAGCGCGGCATCGGCCTGCGCAATATGATGGAACGGATGGAGGCAATCGGCGGCCGCCTGGAACTGGATTCCTCGCCGGGCGGCACCACGGTACGGGCGCACGTGAACAAGGATGTGACATGA
- a CDS encoding HDOD domain-containing protein: MSEPDLFPVLGLEAVADYRHQWAALAVRPHPTVAADAVLALLAQPAPQAALAPLECIVPVADPLALDPEQTALLPAARFVLQVAAATLQDAEVRKRCYALADQGFRLLVEGEAGLHASQSGARGIAHGAKGMPSMLSLLSLPGPHWAHDVEDMARFTACRDAGMHWFSGPYARRRTAEADNGTSRKRLLSLLGLLAQDADSRELETVLKQDPALSYHLLKLVNSAAFGFSNPIHNFGQAINLLGRRQLQRWLQLLLYARPQQDGLPNPLLPEAARRAAQMEALCKLQGGDRDRQDLAFVAGVFALLDELLAMPMAEIVAALTLDPDVVSALLDRTGPFGALLALVEQPVPDPAAIAALGLTREQFWDSQLQGWHWAIQVSRTI, translated from the coding sequence ATGTCCGAACCCGACCTGTTCCCCGTGCTGGGACTGGAAGCCGTAGCCGATTACCGCCATCAGTGGGCCGCGCTCGCCGTTCGTCCGCATCCCACGGTAGCGGCCGACGCCGTCCTGGCGCTCCTCGCCCAGCCGGCGCCGCAAGCCGCGCTGGCGCCGCTCGAGTGCATCGTGCCGGTCGCCGATCCGCTCGCGCTCGACCCCGAACAAACCGCGCTGCTGCCTGCCGCCCGCTTCGTGCTGCAGGTGGCGGCCGCCACGCTGCAGGACGCCGAAGTGCGCAAGCGCTGCTACGCGTTGGCGGACCAGGGTTTCCGGCTGCTGGTCGAAGGAGAAGCGGGGCTGCATGCGTCACAATCGGGCGCGCGCGGCATTGCGCATGGCGCGAAGGGCATGCCATCCATGCTGTCGCTGTTGAGCCTGCCAGGTCCGCACTGGGCGCACGACGTGGAAGACATGGCGCGCTTCACCGCCTGCCGCGATGCCGGCATGCACTGGTTCAGCGGCCCCTACGCACGCCGCCGCACGGCCGAGGCGGACAACGGCACCTCGCGCAAGCGCCTGCTGTCGCTCCTGGGCCTGCTCGCACAGGACGCCGATTCGCGCGAACTCGAAACGGTGCTCAAACAGGACCCGGCGCTGTCGTACCACTTGCTCAAGCTCGTCAACTCGGCCGCCTTCGGCTTCAGCAACCCGATCCACAACTTCGGCCAGGCGATCAATCTGCTGGGCCGGCGCCAGTTGCAGCGCTGGCTGCAGTTGCTTCTGTACGCCCGCCCGCAGCAGGATGGCTTGCCGAACCCACTGCTGCCGGAAGCGGCGCGCCGCGCCGCTCAGATGGAAGCGCTGTGCAAGCTGCAGGGCGGCGATCGCGACCGGCAGGACCTGGCATTCGTGGCCGGCGTGTTCGCGCTGCTCGACGAGCTGCTGGCGATGCCGATGGCGGAGATCGTGGCGGCCCTGACGCTGGACCCCGACGTGGTGAGTGCACTGCTGGACCGCACGGGCCCGTTCGGTGCCTTGCTAGCGCTGGTGGAGCAACCAGTGCCCGACCCGGCCGCCATCGCCGCGCTCGGGCTGACGCGCGAACAGTTCTGGGACAGCCAATTGCAGGGCTGGCACTGGGCGATCCAGGTGAGCAGGACTATTTGA
- a CDS encoding SAM-dependent methyltransferase, translating into MLIITIKQGKEKGLLAGDPLIYASAVEKVDGKPQERNKLGTTAIVQSSSRRFLARAAYNAKSQIVARVWTLREDEPVDHAMMKRRVQAAVAARGDAWRAADPQALFLLVDGDRDGLPGLLVHSYGGAAGYLVCQFNAAGVELWKVTIVQALIAATGCANVFERSDELVRKGEGLPVFWRALAGEEPPQRLMVKDGGRVVPMDIRTGFVYPK; encoded by the coding sequence ATGCTCATCATCACCATCAAACAGGGTAAGGAAAAAGGCTTGCTGGCCGGCGACCCGCTGATCTATGCCTCCGCCGTCGAAAAGGTCGACGGAAAGCCTCAGGAACGCAACAAGCTCGGCACCACGGCGATCGTGCAATCCTCGTCACGCCGCTTCCTCGCCCGCGCCGCGTACAACGCCAAATCGCAGATCGTTGCCCGCGTGTGGACCCTGCGCGAGGATGAGCCGGTGGACCACGCCATGATGAAGCGGCGGGTGCAGGCGGCCGTCGCTGCGCGGGGCGACGCGTGGCGGGCTGCCGACCCGCAGGCGCTGTTCCTGCTGGTCGATGGTGACCGCGATGGCTTGCCGGGGCTGCTGGTGCACAGCTATGGCGGTGCTGCCGGGTATCTGGTTTGCCAGTTCAATGCGGCTGGCGTCGAGCTGTGGAAGGTGACGATCGTGCAGGCGCTGATTGCAGCGACCGGGTGCGCGAATGTGTTCGAGCGGTCTGACGAGCTGGTGCGCAAGGGGGAAGGCTTGCCGGTTTTCTGGCGGGCGCTGGCGGGGGAAGAGCCGCCGCAGCGGTTGATGGTGAAAGATGGTGGGCGGGTGGTGCCGATGGATATACGGACGGGGTTCGTTTATCCGAAGTGA